The sequence AGACCTGATGCACATCCCAGGCCGACTGCATGACCATCCACATCTGTGGATCGGTACGGAAGAACAGCGCCAGCCGTACGGCGGTATCCGGTGTGAACGCCCGGCGGCCGCGCACCAGCTCATTCACTCGCCGGCGCGAGATGCCCAGCGCACGGGCCAGCGCGTCCTGCGAGATGCGCGCCGGGCGCATGAAGCGCGATTCGAGAAAGCGCCCCGGGTGCACGGGGGTGCGGCCCGGGGCAGAAGGCACCGGCCGCGCGGCACATTGCGCGCCGAGGGGGCCGGTCGAGGGAGCCGTTGTCATGGCGGGCAGACCGGTCAGTCCTTGAACATGCGCCAGCCGCTGATCATGGTGGAGATCAGGCTCTGGCGGCTCATGATGTCTTCGCGGATGGCGGCATACACGTGCACCAGCACGAAGCACACCGTCACCCACATGCCGAGCCGGTGCCAGCTGTGCACCTGGAGGCTGTTGCCGCCCACGGCGGAGATGACCCAGCCGAACATCTGCGAAGCCCAGCTGCCCTCCCCCAGGCCCTCGCCGTACAGCGCGAAGCCGGTGCAGATCATGTACACCGCGCCGATGGTGAAGAACAGGAACATCATCAACTGCGCCAGCGGGTTGTGACCGACGTATTTCTTTGGCTCCTTCACCAAAAACAGATACCAGCGCAGCTCGTAGAACACCTCGCTCCACCACTTTGCATTCCACACCGGCAAGATGAAGATCTGCCGCGCATGGTGGTTGCCGACCATGGCCCAGTAGATGCGACCGATGAAGCCGATGGCAAAGATGTAGGCCGCCGCAAAGTGGACAAAGCGGATGTAACCCATCAAGAACTGCTCGCTCGCCTCGCCCGGCACCGAGGGCAGCGGCAGGCCGATGAAGTAGCCGGTGACGGCCAGCACCGTGATGGCGAGCGCATTGACCCAGTGCCACAGGCGCAGCGGCGCCTCGTACACGTACACCGCCTTGACCATGCGGGCACTGCGTTCGGCTTCGAATTGATCTTGTTCAGCGAGCATCTTTCTTCTCCTTGGGAGACACGTCCCGTAGGGCGGATAAGCGAAGCGCATCCGCCGGAGATGACGGCGACGGGGCACGCACGGCGGATGCGCCTTTGGCTTATCCGCCCTACGCCCCATCACACGTCAGCGCACCTTCACCGTGGTCATTTCCTGCCCGTCCGGGCTCATCACGTGCGTCGAGCAGGCCAGGCAGGGGTCGAAGGAATGCAGCGTGCGCAGGATCTCCAGCGGCTGGTCGGCCACGGCCACGGGGGTGTTCATGAGCGCCGCCTCGAAGGCGCCAATCTGGCCCTTGCCGTCGCGCGGGCTGCCGTTCCAGGTGGTGGGCACCACGGCCTGGTAGTTGTCGATCTTGCCGTCGCGGATCCTGATCCAGTGCCCCAGCGCGCCCCGCGGCGCTTCGGTAAAGCCGACACCCTTGGCTTCCTTCGGCCAGCGCGACGGGTCCCACTTGTCGATGTTGGCGGTGTTGGTATCACCGGCCTTGATGTTGGCCATCATCTTGTCGAAGAAGTAGCGCATCTTGTGCGCGGCCCACGAGGCTTCCAGGCCGCGCGCGGCGGTGCGCCCGAGCGTGGAGAACAGCGCCTGGAGCGGCAGGCCGAGGTCGGTCAGCAGCTTGTCGGTCGGCTCCTTGAACTCCGGATTGCCCTGCACATAGCCGATGATGTAGCGCGACAGCGGGCCCACTTCCATGGCGTGGCCGCGCCAGCGCGGCGACTTGATCCAGGAGTACTTGCCCTCTTCGTCCAGCGACTTGATGTTGGTCTTGGTGCCCTGCGTCTTGGGGCCCAGTGTGAAGTTGGGCTCGGTGACGCCGTCCCAGGGATGCAACCCCTTGGTCTCGTCGGCGTACTTGTACCAGGAGTGATTGACGAACTCCTGGATCTCCTCCGGGTCGCGCAGGTCGACCGCGTGGATCTTGCCGAGGTCGCCATTGATGATCGCGCCGCGCGGCAGTAGCAGGTTGCTGTCGGAATAGTCATTGGCGCGATCTGGGATGTCGCCATAGGAGAGCACCGACAGGCTGGACAACCCGCCGCCATAGGTCCAGTCCTTGTAGAAGCTGGCGATGGCCTGCAGGTCGGGCAGGTACACCTGATCCACGAACTCGATGGTGCGGTCGATGATGCTCTGCACCAGGTTGAGCCGCTCCATATTGATCGCGCCGACCGCGCCCGTGCCGTCCATGTTGATCGCGCAGGGCATGCCGCCCACCAGCCAGTTGGGGTGCGGGTTTTTGCCGCCGAAGATGGTGTGGATCTTGACGATCTCCTTCTGGAAATCGAGCGCCTCCAGATAGTGCGTGACCGCCATCAGGTTGGCTTCGGGCGGCAGCTTGTAGGCCGGGTTGCCCCAGTAGCCGTTCATGAAGGGGCCGAGCTGGCCGCTCTCGACGAACTTCTTGAGCCGGTTCTGGATATCGCGGAAGTAGCCCGGCGAGGACAGCGGCCAGTTGGAGATGCTCTGCGCCAGCGCCGAGGTGGCTTTCGGGTCGGCACTCAGCGCGCTGACCACATCCACCCAGTCGAGCGCATGCAGGTGGTAGAAATGCACCAGGTGATCATGCACCTGCAGGCACAGCTGCATCATGTTGCGGATGGAGTTGGCGTTTTCAGGGATCTGGATGCCCAGCGCATCCTCCACCGCACGGCAGGAAGTCAGCGCATGGGTGCCGGTGCACACCCCGCAGATGCGCTCGGTAAAGGCCCAGGCATCGCGCGGATCGCGCCCCTTGAGGATCACCTCCAGCCCGCGCCACATGGTGCCGGTGGACACCGCGTTGCGGATCACGTTGTTGTCGTCGAGGTTCACCTCCACGCGCATGTGGCCCTCGATGCGGGTGACCGGGTCCACCACCACGCGCTTGCCGGTGTTGTCGAGCTTGAAGCCCTGCGTTTCGTACACACCCATGATCAGTCCTCTCCCTTCGGGGTATCGATACCCGTCTTCTGGCGGGCGCGGGCCAGCGCGGTGACCGCGGCATGGGCCGCGATCGACGCCCCCACCACGCCGGCGGCGGTGGCGCCCACGGTGTCGGCGTTCGACTCCACGCCGAACTGCTTGATGTCGGTCACCCGGTCGTAGAACGAACCCTTGTCCCAGAAGCCGTCCTCCGAGCAGCCGATGCAACCGTGGCCCGACTGGATCGGGAAGGACACGCCATCGTTCCAGCGCACCGTCGAACAGGCGTTGTAGGTGGTCGGGCCCTTGCAGCCCATCTTGTAGAGGCAGTAGCCCATGCGCGCCTGGTCATCGTCCCAGGCCTCGACGAACTGGCCGGCGTCGAAGTGCGGGCGGCGATAGCATTTGTCATGGATGCGCTGGCCGTAGAACATCTTCGGCCGCCCCTGTCGGTCCAGCTCGGGCAGCTTGTCGAAGGTCAGCATGTAGGTCACCACCGCCGTCATCACCTCGGCGATCGGCGGGCAGCCCGGCACCTTGATGATCGGCTTGTCGAAGATCACCTTGTGCACCGGCGTGGCGCGCGTCGGGTTTGGCTTGGCCGCCTGCACACAGCCCCAGCTCGCACACGAACCCCACGAGATGATCGCCTTGCAGTCGGCGGCGGTCTCCTTCAGCTTCTCGATAAACGGCCGGCCGCTCTGGATGCAGAACATGCCGTCTTCATTCAACGGCGGGTTGCCCTCCACCGCCAGAATGTAGTTGCCCTTGTACTTCTTGCGCACCTCGTCGAGGATCGCCTCGGCCTGATGCCCGGCCGCCGCCATCAGCGTGTCGTCATAGTCGAGCGACAGCATCGACAACACCACATCCTTGGTCAGCGGATGCGCCGAGCGGATGAATGACTCAGAGCAGCAGGTGCACTCCAACCCGTGCAGCCAGATCACCGGCGTGCGCGGCTTGGTCTCCAGCGCATGGGCGATTCTGGGCGCAAACGCCGAACCCAGGCCCAGCGAGGTCGCCGTCAGCGAACAGAACTTGAGAAAACTGCGGCGCGTGATGCCCTGCCGGCGCAGTACCTCGTAGAAGGTGTCGGTCATCGGGGTGTCTCCCTGGTGGGTCTTGTTATCCCCCGCCGGCGGGCGCTCGGCGGAACGTCGAAAGCCACCATCACAAGAAGCGTGCCACCGCGCGGAAAACCGAAAAACTTGATGTATATCAAGCACCTCCCGGCGCATGCGCGCCCCGACGCAAACACCGGACCGGAAAGCGGGTTTCCAGTTTTCGACGACTACCGCCCAAGCCACTGGCGGATTCGCCCCCGGGTCGGCATCGCTGCCCTTCAATCATGATTTTCAGTAGGCGAATGCGGCAAAAGGCGGATGCCCGCCGGGCAGGCGGCTCTCACTATGAGCCCCAGGCACGGCATGGGGCCGCGCCGCCATTGAGGAGACACACATGACCTGGGAAACCCCCGCCTATTGCGAAATCCGTCTGGGATTCGAAGTCACGGCTTACGTGTACGTCCGCTAAGCCGGTCCGGGGCGGTGGCGGCCAGCCGCCCTCGCCCCCTCACCGCCCGAGGCCCCAATCATGACGATTGCATCAACCACTGCCAACCGCCGCCCGCAGCTGTCGCCCCACTTCATGTTCCGCTGGGAAGCCAGCCAGGACGCCTACATCCTGCTCTACCCGGAAGGGCTGATCAAACTCAACCCCTCCGCCGGCGAGATCCTCAAGCGCTGCGACGGCCAACACACCGTGGCCGAGCTGATCGCCGAGCTGCAGGCCGCCTTCCCCGGCCCCGCCGACGACATCGACCAGGGCGTGCGCGCCTTTCTCGACGTGGCCACCGACAAGGGCTGGCTGCACGTCTGAGACCACCTGCCACAAGGAGCACAACCATGCCAAAAGACAGCAACGGCCTCACGCTCGACGGCCAGGGCAAGCCCCTGTGGCTGTCCCTCGAACTGACCTACCGCTGCCCGCTCAAGTGCAGCTGGTGCAACAACCCGCTGGACTTCGACGACTACGCGGCCCGCGAACTGACCACCGAGGAGTGGAAGCGTGTGCTGCGCGAATCGCGCGAGCTGGGCGCCTTGCAGCTGGGCTTTACCGGCGGCGAACCGCTGCAGCGGACGGACCTCGAAGAACTGGTGTCCTACGCCAACGAGCTGGGCTTCTACACCAACCTGATCACCTCCGGCATCGGCCTGACCGAAGCGCGCCTGGTGGCGCTCAAGGCGGCCGGCCTCAAGCAGATCCAGCTGTCGCTGCAGGCCACCGAGGCCGCAGTCACCGACGCACTGGTCGGCGCCACCGCCCACGAGCGCAAGCTCGACGCCGCCCGCCGCATCAAGGCGCACGGCTTCCCGATGGTGCTCAACATGCCGGTCTTCCGCCAGAACATCGGCATGACCGACGCGATGATCGCCTGGGCCGCCGAGCTGGGCATTGAGTACATCGAGTTCGCCAACATCCAGTACTACAACTGGGCCTTGGTGAACCGTGACGAACTCATGCCCACTCTCGAACAGGTGCGCGAAGCCGAACAGGTGGTGCAGCGCTGGCGCGACACACTGGGCAAGAAGATGACGATCTACTTCGTCATCCCCGACTACTACGAAAGCCGCCCCAAGGCCTGCATGAACGGCTGGGGCGCCATCCACCTGACCATCGCCCCCGACGGCGTGGCCATGCCCTGCCAGGAAGCGCGCGTGATCCCCGGCCTCGAGTTCGAATCGGTGCGCGACAAGCCGCTGGCCTGGCTGTGGCACGAGTCGCCGCTGTTCCGCAAATATCGCGGCCTCGACTGGCTGCCCGAGCCCTGTGTGTCGTGCGACGAAAAGGAAAAGGACTTCGGCGGCTGCCGCTGCCAGGCCTTCCTGCTCACCGGCGACGCCGGCAACACCGACCCGGCCTGCGGCCGCTCGCCGCATCACGCCCGGGTGCGCGAGGCGGTCGACACCGCCGCGCGCCCGCTGCGCTTCCGCAAGCCGCTGTTCAAGCGCGCCGCCGGCACCGTCACCACCGCCTTCCTGGAGGACTGAGATGCGCCACCCCTACGACACCGCGCGCGGCACCATCGCCCTCGGCGTGCTGCTCACCCTGGTGCTGGCGGCGCTGGTGCGCCTGCTGGCCGGCTGAGGCGCGCCATGGACATGCTGCTCGACCTCACCCTGCGCTGGGCGCACTTCATCGCCGGCATCATCTGGGTCGGCCACAACTACTCCAGCGTGGTGCAGCGCCCGAGCTGGCAGCCGCTGCGCGCCGAGGAGCTGAGCGACGACCGCAGCCCGCGCTTCCAGGCACTGCTCAACCGCGAGCACGGCTTCTTCCGCTGGGCCTCGGTGGTCACCTGGAGCGCCGGCCTGCTGATGCTGTGGCGGCAGGGCTGGCTGATCGACGCGCTCGCCCTGCAAGGCAGTCTGGCGCCGATCGGCGTGGGCATGTACATCGGCACGCTGATGATGCTCAACGTCTGGCTGGTGCTGTGGCCGCACCAGAAAAAGGTGCTCGGCCTGGTGCCCGCCGGCATCGACGAGCGCCTGCGCTGCTCGCGCATCACGCACCTGTCGTCGCGCACCAACACCATGCTGTCGATCCCGCTGCTGTTCTTCATGGCCACCGGCAGCCACGGCGGTCTGCTGTGACGGCCTACAGCTTTGCCGCCGGCCCCGCCCGCCTGCCCGACGCGGTGCTCGAACGCGCCCGCGACGAGTTGTTCGCCCGCGGTGCCGACGGCGCCGCCGCCGTCGAGCGCCCCTTCACCGGCGACGCCTTCCGCGCCACGCTGGCGCATGCCCGCGAACGCCTCGCCACGCTGCTCGGCCTGCCGCCCGGCTACCGCATCCTGTTCCTCGCCGGCGGCGCCATGCACCAGTTCTCGCTGGTGCCCATGAACCTGCTCGGCACCGCCCGCTGCGCCGCCTACGCCGACTCCGGCTACTGGTCGCAGCGCGCCATCGACGAAGCGCGCCGCTACACCGAGGTGCTCGTCGCCGCACGCTACATCGGCGCCACCCCGCTGGCCGCGCCCACCGCCGGCCGCTGGCATCTGCCGACGGGCTGCGCCTACTGCCACATCACCCCCAACGAAACCGTCGACGGCCTGGCCTACCCCGAGCTGCCGCACACCGGCGCCGTCCCGCTGGTGGCCGACGCCACCTCCTGCTTTCTCGCCACGCCGCTCGATGTCAGCCGCTTCGGCCTGATCTACGCCAGCGCCCAGAAAAACCTCGGCATCGCCGGGCTCACCGTGCTCGTGGTGCGCGACGACCTGCTCGGCCGCGTGTCCCCGCGCGTGCCCACCGCCTTCAGCTACCGCATCCAGGCCCAGCAGGACAGCACCTACAACACCCCGCCCACCGCCGCCATCCACGTGGCCGCCCTGGTCTTCGACTGGATCGCCGAGGCCGGCGGCCTCGCCGCCCTGGCCGCCGCCAACCGGCGCAAGGCTGAGCAGCTCTACCGCGTCATCGACGGCAGCGGCGGCGTCTACACCGCCCCGGTGGTGCCCGCCCACCGCTCGGTCACCAACATCCGCTTCCACCTCGCCGACACCGCGCTCACCGAGCGCTTCGTCGCCGAGGCCGAAGCCCACGGCCTGCATCACCTGCGCGGCCACCCCCGCATCGGCGGCCTGCGCGCCAGCCTCTACAACGCCATGCCCGAGGCCGGCGCCAGCGCGCTGGCCGAGTTCATGGCCGACTTCGCCCGGCGGCACGGATGAGCACGCCCTGGCCGTTCCGGCATTCGCTCGTGCCCGCGTTGCGAGAAAGCGCCGCCGTTCGCGCCCCCGACGACCGCACGCCACCCGCAAGCCACGCGCACCGCGACCGCAGAGCGCCCCGATGACCCGCCTCCGCCTGCCCTGGCACGACCGCCCCGGCCTCGCCGGCGGCATCGACACCGACGGCCGCCGGGCCGGCGAGTTGCTGCAACTGGGCTTCGGCAGCGTCGAGTTCGGCACCGTCGCCGCCCACCCGCAAGCCCCCAATCCGCTCGCCCCGCTGGTCACCCGCCTCGCCGCCCTGCCGCCGCGCGGCGCGGCCAGCAGCGCCGTCGGCATCGGCATCGGCCTGGCCCCCGGCGCGCCCGCCACCGCCGTGCCGACCCAATGGCTCGACGGCCTGCATGGCGCCTGGCAGGTGGCCGACTACCTCAGCTTCAACCTCAGCGCCCGCGCCCACCGCCCGCTGCTGGCGCCCGAACACCACATGATGCTGGCCATCACCCTGCGCGCCCTGGTACGCGAGCGCGACCGCCTGCCCCGGCGCGTCGCCCTCGCCCTCAAACTGCCGCTCGGCGAGCACCCCGCCCCGCTCCCCGCCATTGCCGACGCCGCCGCCCACGCCGGCATCGACAGCCTCACCCTCGTCCTCGCCGACCCGCCCGCCGACCGCGCCGACCAACTCACCCGCCTCGCCGCCCTCGCCCGCCACCTCCCCACCGGCCCCGCCCTCGTCGCCGTCGGCGGCATCCGCAACGCCAACGACGCCCGCGCCGCGCTCAACGCCGGCGCCTCGGCCGTGCAGGTCCACCGCGCTTTCGTCGACCACGGCCCGGCCTGCCTGGACGACCTCAGCCGATAGGGCCGGATTCATCCGGCCAACGATATTGGCCGCAGATTGGCGGGTTGAAACCCGCCCCACAACACCCACCGTAAACGGCCTCTGCCCTGCCACCTCTCCGAAGCCCGGAAAGGCACAGGGCAGAGCACCGACTTGCTCAAACAGCCAGACCCGACACCCACCGGACCTGACCTTCTTCGCTTACTGCCAGTTCGCCGCAATCACCCCACTCAAGGCCTCCTGATAGTTCTGCGGCAATGTCGTTTGCCCCGCTGCCGGCGGCGCAAACGCCGCCATGGCGCTGACGAGGTTGTCGACCTGGCTGTCGAGCAAGACGTCTCCCCCAGCCGTTTCGAACTCATCCAAACGGTAGGCACCACCGGAATACCAGTTAGCAACCCGGACACTGTCAGACGACCCGATCACACTGACTTCCAGATCGTTGCCCAACTTGCGGAACCACAATTGGTCAGCAGCGATGCCCGCCTCAAACTTGAGCGCATCCTTGCTGCCGGCCGCCGTGTCGTAGTTGTACACCGTGTCCTGGCCATCGCCGCGACCGAACACATAGGTGTCCGAACCAGCATCCCCCGACAGGTAGTCGTTACCGATACCGCCGACGAGCACGTCGTCATCGTTGCCACCGTACAGGGTGTCGTTGTCGGCACCGCCAACCAGCACGTCATTGCCGTTACCCCCTTGCAGGTAGTCGTTGCCAACACCACCGTCGAGGCTGTCGTTGCCGTCCTCACCTTGCAGCTGGTCGGACCCTGCACCACCGCTCAGCGTGTCGTTGCCCGCCTTGCCGTACAGATAGTCGTTACCATCCTGGCCATCGAGCACGTCGTCCGTGGCGTAGCCATACAGATAGTCGTTGCCCGCTGTGGCCTGCTGCACCAGCGTCTTGACCGCGGCCACATCCCAGATCGTGCCGTTCTCGAAGCGGATCTGATCGACCACGTACGGGCCGGCGGCGTCCTGGTTGAAGAACGACTGCACCGTAAGCTTGTCGGTCGTGCCGTTGATCGACACCACCAGGCTGTCGCTCATGCGGCTCAGGCTCACTTCCGAGGGCAACAGACCGCCTGTCAGCAAAACGACATCGACATCATTTGCTGATGAAGAATAGTTGCTCACCGTGTCCTGGCCATCACCCCGACCGAACACGTAGGTGTCAGAGCCAGCGTCGCCCGACAGGTAGTCATTCCCAGCCCCACCCGTGAGCACGTCGTCGTCGTTGCCTCCGTACAAATAGTCGTTGTCGGCACCGCCAATGAGATTGTCATTGCCGTTGCCGCCGGTCAGATGATCTGCCCCAGCACCGCCGTCGAGCGAGTCACTGCCATTCCCACCAGTCAGGTAGTCGTTGCCCGCACCACCATCGAGAATGTCTTCGCCATCCTCGCCTTGGAGGCTGTCGTTGCCGGCACCTCCGATCAGCGTATCGTTACCCGCTTTTCCATACAGAGAGTCATTGCCATCTAGACCGTCAAGTACATCATCGCCGACTGACCCATACATTTGATCATCGCCAAGCGTGCCTTGTGAAACCAGCAACTTGACCTTCGTTACATCCCAGATCGTGCCATTTTCGAAGCGGATCTGATCGACGACGTACGGGCCGGCGGCATCCTGATTAAAGTACGACTGCACCGTAAGTTTGTCGGTCGTGCCGATGATCGACAGCACCAAGTTGTCGCCCGTGCGGCTCAGACTCACTTCCGAGGGCAGCAGGCCACCCGACAGGGCAATCACATCCACACTGCCAACCGCCGTGTCGTAGTTGTAGACAGTGTCCTGACCATCACCACGACCGAACACATAAGTGTCCGAGCCGGCATCGCCCGACAGGTAGTCGTTCCCAGCCCCACCCGTGAGCACGTCGTTGTCGTTGCCACCGTACAGATAATCGTTGTCGGCGCCGCCAACCAGCGTGTCGCTGCCATTGCCGCCATATAGGTAGTCGTTGCCGAAACCGCCGTCGA comes from Denitromonas sp. and encodes:
- a CDS encoding HigA family addiction module antitoxin, yielding MPSAPGRTPVHPGRFLESRFMRPARISQDALARALGISRRRVNELVRGRRAFTPDTAVRLALFFRTDPQMWMVMQSAWDVHQVWRQVGAGARPGARAIT
- the cybH gene encoding Ni/Fe-hydrogenase, b-type cytochrome subunit; the encoded protein is MLAEQDQFEAERSARMVKAVYVYEAPLRLWHWVNALAITVLAVTGYFIGLPLPSVPGEASEQFLMGYIRFVHFAAAYIFAIGFIGRIYWAMVGNHHARQIFILPVWNAKWWSEVFYELRWYLFLVKEPKKYVGHNPLAQLMMFLFFTIGAVYMICTGFALYGEGLGEGSWASQMFGWVISAVGGNSLQVHSWHRLGMWVTVCFVLVHVYAAIREDIMSRQSLISTMISGWRMFKD
- a CDS encoding nickel-dependent hydrogenase large subunit, with translation MGVYETQGFKLDNTGKRVVVDPVTRIEGHMRVEVNLDDNNVIRNAVSTGTMWRGLEVILKGRDPRDAWAFTERICGVCTGTHALTSCRAVEDALGIQIPENANSIRNMMQLCLQVHDHLVHFYHLHALDWVDVVSALSADPKATSALAQSISNWPLSSPGYFRDIQNRLKKFVESGQLGPFMNGYWGNPAYKLPPEANLMAVTHYLEALDFQKEIVKIHTIFGGKNPHPNWLVGGMPCAINMDGTGAVGAINMERLNLVQSIIDRTIEFVDQVYLPDLQAIASFYKDWTYGGGLSSLSVLSYGDIPDRANDYSDSNLLLPRGAIINGDLGKIHAVDLRDPEEIQEFVNHSWYKYADETKGLHPWDGVTEPNFTLGPKTQGTKTNIKSLDEEGKYSWIKSPRWRGHAMEVGPLSRYIIGYVQGNPEFKEPTDKLLTDLGLPLQALFSTLGRTAARGLEASWAAHKMRYFFDKMMANIKAGDTNTANIDKWDPSRWPKEAKGVGFTEAPRGALGHWIRIRDGKIDNYQAVVPTTWNGSPRDGKGQIGAFEAALMNTPVAVADQPLEILRTLHSFDPCLACSTHVMSPDGQEMTTVKVR
- a CDS encoding hydrogenase small subunit — its product is MTDTFYEVLRRQGITRRSFLKFCSLTATSLGLGSAFAPRIAHALETKPRTPVIWLHGLECTCCSESFIRSAHPLTKDVVLSMLSLDYDDTLMAAAGHQAEAILDEVRKKYKGNYILAVEGNPPLNEDGMFCIQSGRPFIEKLKETAADCKAIISWGSCASWGCVQAAKPNPTRATPVHKVIFDKPIIKVPGCPPIAEVMTAVVTYMLTFDKLPELDRQGRPKMFYGQRIHDKCYRRPHFDAGQFVEAWDDDQARMGYCLYKMGCKGPTTYNACSTVRWNDGVSFPIQSGHGCIGCSEDGFWDKGSFYDRVTDIKQFGVESNADTVGATAAGVVGASIAAHAAVTALARARQKTGIDTPKGED
- the pqqA gene encoding pyrroloquinoline quinone precursor peptide PqqA — protein: MTWETPAYCEIRLGFEVTAYVYVR
- the pqqD gene encoding pyrroloquinoline quinone biosynthesis peptide chaperone PqqD, translated to MTIASTTANRRPQLSPHFMFRWEASQDAYILLYPEGLIKLNPSAGEILKRCDGQHTVAELIAELQAAFPGPADDIDQGVRAFLDVATDKGWLHV
- the pqqE gene encoding pyrroloquinoline quinone biosynthesis protein PqqE is translated as MPKDSNGLTLDGQGKPLWLSLELTYRCPLKCSWCNNPLDFDDYAARELTTEEWKRVLRESRELGALQLGFTGGEPLQRTDLEELVSYANELGFYTNLITSGIGLTEARLVALKAAGLKQIQLSLQATEAAVTDALVGATAHERKLDAARRIKAHGFPMVLNMPVFRQNIGMTDAMIAWAAELGIEYIEFANIQYYNWALVNRDELMPTLEQVREAEQVVQRWRDTLGKKMTIYFVIPDYYESRPKACMNGWGAIHLTIAPDGVAMPCQEARVIPGLEFESVRDKPLAWLWHESPLFRKYRGLDWLPEPCVSCDEKEKDFGGCRCQAFLLTGDAGNTDPACGRSPHHARVREAVDTAARPLRFRKPLFKRAAGTVTTAFLED
- a CDS encoding urate hydroxylase PuuD, producing the protein MDMLLDLTLRWAHFIAGIIWVGHNYSSVVQRPSWQPLRAEELSDDRSPRFQALLNREHGFFRWASVVTWSAGLLMLWRQGWLIDALALQGSLAPIGVGMYIGTLMMLNVWLVLWPHQKKVLGLVPAGIDERLRCSRITHLSSRTNTMLSIPLLFFMATGSHGGLL
- the serC gene encoding 3-phosphoserine/phosphohydroxythreonine transaminase — encoded protein: MTAYSFAAGPARLPDAVLERARDELFARGADGAAAVERPFTGDAFRATLAHARERLATLLGLPPGYRILFLAGGAMHQFSLVPMNLLGTARCAAYADSGYWSQRAIDEARRYTEVLVAARYIGATPLAAPTAGRWHLPTGCAYCHITPNETVDGLAYPELPHTGAVPLVADATSCFLATPLDVSRFGLIYASAQKNLGIAGLTVLVVRDDLLGRVSPRVPTAFSYRIQAQQDSTYNTPPTAAIHVAALVFDWIAEAGGLAALAAANRRKAEQLYRVIDGSGGVYTAPVVPAHRSVTNIRFHLADTALTERFVAEAEAHGLHHLRGHPRIGGLRASLYNAMPEAGASALAEFMADFARRHG